A genomic window from Syngnathus typhle isolate RoL2023-S1 ecotype Sweden linkage group LG18, RoL_Styp_1.0, whole genome shotgun sequence includes:
- the pms2 gene encoding mismatch repair endonuclease PMS2 isoform X1: MSIYAARLEPAGAIKAIDKNSVHQICSGQVVLTLATAVKELVENSIDAGATNIDVKLKEHGIELVEVSDNGKGVEEANFEGLTLKHHTSKLRDFSDLLHVETFGFRGEALSSLCALSDVSVVTCHESSTVGTKLVFDHKGHLVQRLPHPRQQGTTVTLQQLFLTLPVRHKEFRRNIKREFTKMVHVLQSYCIISTGVRITCSNQSGQGKRNIVVNTSGSQNMRDNIGAIFGPKQLQNLLPFQHVPPNDNVLEEYGLENAELPPKLFCITGFVSQADHGSGRSATDRQFFFINKRPCDPQKVTKLVNEVYHMYNRHQYPFVALNIEVASECVDVNVTPDKRQILLQEEKLLLAILKSCLISMFEAGVNKISLNNTLIPSSATPSKQSEENMIEFGDNTRLVTESPKSSLNLADLKAAFSNYHNSNSGVKSNLSKAANNSPAQKNIKSFFKDTGKTSCNPSGKSPLTLKCSLKTGSSAGRSVLDGFRYGKGRDSKDIVPSCLDIPSPDSQNCDPHSPAFDVEEPIIKKEAPTETTEVLQESYLQIEPTAESECRSLSPDLKRARKENPDCAVDAPISLQKRAVSLYFSLQDLTGKIKRLQDCKQKEKNTEELQYRRFRAKINPGESQCAEEELKKEISKDMFKQMEIVGQFNLGFIITKLNSDIFMIDQHATDEKYNFEMLQQHTVLQGQKLIVPQKLHLTAVNENVLMENIEIFQKNGFEFQIDEDAQVMERVKLVSLPTSKNWTFGPTDIEELIFMLSDSPGVMCRPSRVRQMFASRACRKSVMIGTALSTSEMKKLVGHMAEIEQPWNCPHGRPTMRHLVNLDLLSQN, translated from the exons ATGTCCATCTACGCTGCGCG CTTGGAACCTGCTGGAGCCATCAAGGCCATTGACAAGAACTCGGTGCATCAAATCTGCTCAGGTCAGGTGGTGCTGACCTTGGCCACTGCTGTTAAAGAACTGGTGGAGAACAGTATTGATGCAGGGGCCACCAACATtg ATGTCAAACTGAAGGAGCACGGAATTGAACTCGTGGAAGTATCTGATAATGGAAAAGGTGTCGAGGAGGCCAACTTTGAAGGATTGA CGTTAAAACATCACACTTCAAAATTGAGGGATTTTTCCGATCTCCTCCACGTGGAGACATTTGGCTTCAGAGGTGAAGCCCTCAGTTCTTTATGTGCACTAAG TGACGTAAGTGTGGTGACGTGCCATGAATCCAGCACCGTCGGGACCAAGCTGGTCTTTGACCACAAGGGCCACTTGGTTCAGCGGCTACCTCATCCACGGCAGCAAGGCACCACAGTCACCCTGCAGCAGCTCTTCCTAACCCTTCCCGTCAGACACAAGGAGTTCCGGCGCAATATTAAAAGG GAGTTCACCAAAATGGTGCATGTTTTGCAGTCTTACTGCATCATCTCTACTGGCGTGCGCATTACCTGCTCCAACCAAAGTGGACAGGGGAAGCGCAACATTGTTGTAAACACAAGTGGAAGCCAGAATATGAGAGACAACATAGGAGCTATATTTGGACCCAAACAG CTACAGAACCTTCTGCCCTTTCAGCACGTGCCTCCTAATGATAATGTCTTGGAAGAATATGGTCTTGAGAACGCGGAACTCCCCCCAAAATTATTTTG CATCACAGGCTTTGTGTCACAAGCAGACCACGGTTCGGGAAGAAGTGCCACAGACAGACAATTCTTTTTTATAAACAAGCGACCATGTGACCCCCAAAAG GTGACCAAACTTGTGAATGAAGTCTATCATATGTATAACAGACATCAGTATCCATTTGTTGCCCTGAACATCGAAGTTGCCtcag AGTGTGTGGATGTCAACGTTACCCCAGACAAGCGGCAGATTCTCCTTCAGGAGGAGAAACTCTTATTGGCCATTTTAAAGTCTTGTCTCATCAGCATGTTTGAGGCCGGGGTCAATAAAATTAGTCTAAATAATACTCTCATTCCCAGCAGCG CGACTCCATCGAAACAATCTGAAGAGAACATGATTGAGTTTGGAGATAACACACGACTCGTGACTGAGAGCCCGAAGTCATCCCTGAACTTGGCTGATCTAAAAGCTGCTTTTTCCAATTACCACAACTCCAATTCTGGTGTCAAGTCCAATTTGTCAAAAGCTGCCAATAATTCTCCGGCGCAAAAAAACATCAAGTCTTTCTTTAAAGACACTGGAAAAACTTCCTGTAATCCAAGTGGGAAATCTCCTTTAACCCTCAAGTGTAGTTTGAAGACAGGTTCCTCAGCAGGGAGGTCAGTTCTGGATGGGTTCAGATATGGTAAAGGTCGTGACTCCAAGGACATTGTTCCATCCTGTTTGGACATTCCTTCACCAGATAGTCAAAATTGTGACCCACATTCACCTGCTTTTGATGTGGAAGAACCGATCATAAAAAAAGAAGCACCGACAGAGACAACCGAAGTTCTCCAGGAGTCTTACCTGCAAATCGAACCAACCGCTGAGAGCGAGTGTCGCTCTTTGAGTCCAGATTTGAAAAGAGCCAGAAAAGAGAATCCAGATTGTGCGGTGGATGCTCCGATCAGTTTACAGAAGAGGGCAGTGTCACTCTATTTCTCATTGCAAGACTTGACTGGGAAGATAAAAAGGTTACAGGACTGtaagcagaaggaaaaaaacactGAGGAGCTTCAGTACCGACGCTTCAGAGCCAAAATCAACCCGGGAGAAAGCCAATGTGCAGAGgaggagctgaagaaggagATCAG CAAAGACATGTTCAAACAGATGGAAATTGTAGGCCAGTTTAATCTGGGCTTTATCATCACCAAACTCAACTCGGACATCTTCATGATCGACCAGCATGCCACAGATGAGAAATACAACTTTGAAATGCTGCAACAACACACAGTGCTCCAAGGACAAAAACTCATTGT ccctcaaaaacttcacctcaCTGCAGTCAACGAGAACGTACTGATGGAAAATATTGAGATCTTTCAAAAGAACGGCTTTGAATTTCAGATTGATGAAGATG CTCAAGTGATGGAGAGAGTCAAGCTGGTATCTCTGCCCACAAGTAAGAACTGGACATTTGGTCCTACCGACATTGAGGAGCTgatcttcatgctcagtgacaGCCCGGGGGTCATGTGTCGGCCGTCACGCGTCAGGCAGATGTTTGCCTCCAGAGCTTGTCGGAAATCT GTTATGATTGGCACGGCACTGAGTACAAGCGAGATGAAGAAACTGGTGGGTCACATGGCTGAGATTGAACAGCCATGGAACTGCCCTCACGGGAGGCCCACCATGAGACACCTGGTCAACCTGGATCTCCTCTCACAAAATTGA
- the pms2 gene encoding mismatch repair endonuclease PMS2 isoform X2, whose translation MTDTCSLEPAGAIKAIDKNSVHQICSGQVVLTLATAVKELVENSIDAGATNIDVKLKEHGIELVEVSDNGKGVEEANFEGLTLKHHTSKLRDFSDLLHVETFGFRGEALSSLCALSDVSVVTCHESSTVGTKLVFDHKGHLVQRLPHPRQQGTTVTLQQLFLTLPVRHKEFRRNIKREFTKMVHVLQSYCIISTGVRITCSNQSGQGKRNIVVNTSGSQNMRDNIGAIFGPKQLQNLLPFQHVPPNDNVLEEYGLENAELPPKLFCITGFVSQADHGSGRSATDRQFFFINKRPCDPQKVTKLVNEVYHMYNRHQYPFVALNIEVASECVDVNVTPDKRQILLQEEKLLLAILKSCLISMFEAGVNKISLNNTLIPSSATPSKQSEENMIEFGDNTRLVTESPKSSLNLADLKAAFSNYHNSNSGVKSNLSKAANNSPAQKNIKSFFKDTGKTSCNPSGKSPLTLKCSLKTGSSAGRSVLDGFRYGKGRDSKDIVPSCLDIPSPDSQNCDPHSPAFDVEEPIIKKEAPTETTEVLQESYLQIEPTAESECRSLSPDLKRARKENPDCAVDAPISLQKRAVSLYFSLQDLTGKIKRLQDCKQKEKNTEELQYRRFRAKINPGESQCAEEELKKEISKDMFKQMEIVGQFNLGFIITKLNSDIFMIDQHATDEKYNFEMLQQHTVLQGQKLIVPQKLHLTAVNENVLMENIEIFQKNGFEFQIDEDAQVMERVKLVSLPTSKNWTFGPTDIEELIFMLSDSPGVMCRPSRVRQMFASRACRKSVMIGTALSTSEMKKLVGHMAEIEQPWNCPHGRPTMRHLVNLDLLSQN comes from the exons atgaCTGACACTTG TAGCTTGGAACCTGCTGGAGCCATCAAGGCCATTGACAAGAACTCGGTGCATCAAATCTGCTCAGGTCAGGTGGTGCTGACCTTGGCCACTGCTGTTAAAGAACTGGTGGAGAACAGTATTGATGCAGGGGCCACCAACATtg ATGTCAAACTGAAGGAGCACGGAATTGAACTCGTGGAAGTATCTGATAATGGAAAAGGTGTCGAGGAGGCCAACTTTGAAGGATTGA CGTTAAAACATCACACTTCAAAATTGAGGGATTTTTCCGATCTCCTCCACGTGGAGACATTTGGCTTCAGAGGTGAAGCCCTCAGTTCTTTATGTGCACTAAG TGACGTAAGTGTGGTGACGTGCCATGAATCCAGCACCGTCGGGACCAAGCTGGTCTTTGACCACAAGGGCCACTTGGTTCAGCGGCTACCTCATCCACGGCAGCAAGGCACCACAGTCACCCTGCAGCAGCTCTTCCTAACCCTTCCCGTCAGACACAAGGAGTTCCGGCGCAATATTAAAAGG GAGTTCACCAAAATGGTGCATGTTTTGCAGTCTTACTGCATCATCTCTACTGGCGTGCGCATTACCTGCTCCAACCAAAGTGGACAGGGGAAGCGCAACATTGTTGTAAACACAAGTGGAAGCCAGAATATGAGAGACAACATAGGAGCTATATTTGGACCCAAACAG CTACAGAACCTTCTGCCCTTTCAGCACGTGCCTCCTAATGATAATGTCTTGGAAGAATATGGTCTTGAGAACGCGGAACTCCCCCCAAAATTATTTTG CATCACAGGCTTTGTGTCACAAGCAGACCACGGTTCGGGAAGAAGTGCCACAGACAGACAATTCTTTTTTATAAACAAGCGACCATGTGACCCCCAAAAG GTGACCAAACTTGTGAATGAAGTCTATCATATGTATAACAGACATCAGTATCCATTTGTTGCCCTGAACATCGAAGTTGCCtcag AGTGTGTGGATGTCAACGTTACCCCAGACAAGCGGCAGATTCTCCTTCAGGAGGAGAAACTCTTATTGGCCATTTTAAAGTCTTGTCTCATCAGCATGTTTGAGGCCGGGGTCAATAAAATTAGTCTAAATAATACTCTCATTCCCAGCAGCG CGACTCCATCGAAACAATCTGAAGAGAACATGATTGAGTTTGGAGATAACACACGACTCGTGACTGAGAGCCCGAAGTCATCCCTGAACTTGGCTGATCTAAAAGCTGCTTTTTCCAATTACCACAACTCCAATTCTGGTGTCAAGTCCAATTTGTCAAAAGCTGCCAATAATTCTCCGGCGCAAAAAAACATCAAGTCTTTCTTTAAAGACACTGGAAAAACTTCCTGTAATCCAAGTGGGAAATCTCCTTTAACCCTCAAGTGTAGTTTGAAGACAGGTTCCTCAGCAGGGAGGTCAGTTCTGGATGGGTTCAGATATGGTAAAGGTCGTGACTCCAAGGACATTGTTCCATCCTGTTTGGACATTCCTTCACCAGATAGTCAAAATTGTGACCCACATTCACCTGCTTTTGATGTGGAAGAACCGATCATAAAAAAAGAAGCACCGACAGAGACAACCGAAGTTCTCCAGGAGTCTTACCTGCAAATCGAACCAACCGCTGAGAGCGAGTGTCGCTCTTTGAGTCCAGATTTGAAAAGAGCCAGAAAAGAGAATCCAGATTGTGCGGTGGATGCTCCGATCAGTTTACAGAAGAGGGCAGTGTCACTCTATTTCTCATTGCAAGACTTGACTGGGAAGATAAAAAGGTTACAGGACTGtaagcagaaggaaaaaaacactGAGGAGCTTCAGTACCGACGCTTCAGAGCCAAAATCAACCCGGGAGAAAGCCAATGTGCAGAGgaggagctgaagaaggagATCAG CAAAGACATGTTCAAACAGATGGAAATTGTAGGCCAGTTTAATCTGGGCTTTATCATCACCAAACTCAACTCGGACATCTTCATGATCGACCAGCATGCCACAGATGAGAAATACAACTTTGAAATGCTGCAACAACACACAGTGCTCCAAGGACAAAAACTCATTGT ccctcaaaaacttcacctcaCTGCAGTCAACGAGAACGTACTGATGGAAAATATTGAGATCTTTCAAAAGAACGGCTTTGAATTTCAGATTGATGAAGATG CTCAAGTGATGGAGAGAGTCAAGCTGGTATCTCTGCCCACAAGTAAGAACTGGACATTTGGTCCTACCGACATTGAGGAGCTgatcttcatgctcagtgacaGCCCGGGGGTCATGTGTCGGCCGTCACGCGTCAGGCAGATGTTTGCCTCCAGAGCTTGTCGGAAATCT GTTATGATTGGCACGGCACTGAGTACAAGCGAGATGAAGAAACTGGTGGGTCACATGGCTGAGATTGAACAGCCATGGAACTGCCCTCACGGGAGGCCCACCATGAGACACCTGGTCAACCTGGATCTCCTCTCACAAAATTGA
- the pms2 gene encoding mismatch repair endonuclease PMS2 isoform X3, translating to MTDTCLEPAGAIKAIDKNSVHQICSGQVVLTLATAVKELVENSIDAGATNIDVKLKEHGIELVEVSDNGKGVEEANFEGLTLKHHTSKLRDFSDLLHVETFGFRGEALSSLCALSDVSVVTCHESSTVGTKLVFDHKGHLVQRLPHPRQQGTTVTLQQLFLTLPVRHKEFRRNIKREFTKMVHVLQSYCIISTGVRITCSNQSGQGKRNIVVNTSGSQNMRDNIGAIFGPKQLQNLLPFQHVPPNDNVLEEYGLENAELPPKLFCITGFVSQADHGSGRSATDRQFFFINKRPCDPQKVTKLVNEVYHMYNRHQYPFVALNIEVASECVDVNVTPDKRQILLQEEKLLLAILKSCLISMFEAGVNKISLNNTLIPSSATPSKQSEENMIEFGDNTRLVTESPKSSLNLADLKAAFSNYHNSNSGVKSNLSKAANNSPAQKNIKSFFKDTGKTSCNPSGKSPLTLKCSLKTGSSAGRSVLDGFRYGKGRDSKDIVPSCLDIPSPDSQNCDPHSPAFDVEEPIIKKEAPTETTEVLQESYLQIEPTAESECRSLSPDLKRARKENPDCAVDAPISLQKRAVSLYFSLQDLTGKIKRLQDCKQKEKNTEELQYRRFRAKINPGESQCAEEELKKEISKDMFKQMEIVGQFNLGFIITKLNSDIFMIDQHATDEKYNFEMLQQHTVLQGQKLIVPQKLHLTAVNENVLMENIEIFQKNGFEFQIDEDAQVMERVKLVSLPTSKNWTFGPTDIEELIFMLSDSPGVMCRPSRVRQMFASRACRKSVMIGTALSTSEMKKLVGHMAEIEQPWNCPHGRPTMRHLVNLDLLSQN from the exons atgaCTGACACTTG CTTGGAACCTGCTGGAGCCATCAAGGCCATTGACAAGAACTCGGTGCATCAAATCTGCTCAGGTCAGGTGGTGCTGACCTTGGCCACTGCTGTTAAAGAACTGGTGGAGAACAGTATTGATGCAGGGGCCACCAACATtg ATGTCAAACTGAAGGAGCACGGAATTGAACTCGTGGAAGTATCTGATAATGGAAAAGGTGTCGAGGAGGCCAACTTTGAAGGATTGA CGTTAAAACATCACACTTCAAAATTGAGGGATTTTTCCGATCTCCTCCACGTGGAGACATTTGGCTTCAGAGGTGAAGCCCTCAGTTCTTTATGTGCACTAAG TGACGTAAGTGTGGTGACGTGCCATGAATCCAGCACCGTCGGGACCAAGCTGGTCTTTGACCACAAGGGCCACTTGGTTCAGCGGCTACCTCATCCACGGCAGCAAGGCACCACAGTCACCCTGCAGCAGCTCTTCCTAACCCTTCCCGTCAGACACAAGGAGTTCCGGCGCAATATTAAAAGG GAGTTCACCAAAATGGTGCATGTTTTGCAGTCTTACTGCATCATCTCTACTGGCGTGCGCATTACCTGCTCCAACCAAAGTGGACAGGGGAAGCGCAACATTGTTGTAAACACAAGTGGAAGCCAGAATATGAGAGACAACATAGGAGCTATATTTGGACCCAAACAG CTACAGAACCTTCTGCCCTTTCAGCACGTGCCTCCTAATGATAATGTCTTGGAAGAATATGGTCTTGAGAACGCGGAACTCCCCCCAAAATTATTTTG CATCACAGGCTTTGTGTCACAAGCAGACCACGGTTCGGGAAGAAGTGCCACAGACAGACAATTCTTTTTTATAAACAAGCGACCATGTGACCCCCAAAAG GTGACCAAACTTGTGAATGAAGTCTATCATATGTATAACAGACATCAGTATCCATTTGTTGCCCTGAACATCGAAGTTGCCtcag AGTGTGTGGATGTCAACGTTACCCCAGACAAGCGGCAGATTCTCCTTCAGGAGGAGAAACTCTTATTGGCCATTTTAAAGTCTTGTCTCATCAGCATGTTTGAGGCCGGGGTCAATAAAATTAGTCTAAATAATACTCTCATTCCCAGCAGCG CGACTCCATCGAAACAATCTGAAGAGAACATGATTGAGTTTGGAGATAACACACGACTCGTGACTGAGAGCCCGAAGTCATCCCTGAACTTGGCTGATCTAAAAGCTGCTTTTTCCAATTACCACAACTCCAATTCTGGTGTCAAGTCCAATTTGTCAAAAGCTGCCAATAATTCTCCGGCGCAAAAAAACATCAAGTCTTTCTTTAAAGACACTGGAAAAACTTCCTGTAATCCAAGTGGGAAATCTCCTTTAACCCTCAAGTGTAGTTTGAAGACAGGTTCCTCAGCAGGGAGGTCAGTTCTGGATGGGTTCAGATATGGTAAAGGTCGTGACTCCAAGGACATTGTTCCATCCTGTTTGGACATTCCTTCACCAGATAGTCAAAATTGTGACCCACATTCACCTGCTTTTGATGTGGAAGAACCGATCATAAAAAAAGAAGCACCGACAGAGACAACCGAAGTTCTCCAGGAGTCTTACCTGCAAATCGAACCAACCGCTGAGAGCGAGTGTCGCTCTTTGAGTCCAGATTTGAAAAGAGCCAGAAAAGAGAATCCAGATTGTGCGGTGGATGCTCCGATCAGTTTACAGAAGAGGGCAGTGTCACTCTATTTCTCATTGCAAGACTTGACTGGGAAGATAAAAAGGTTACAGGACTGtaagcagaaggaaaaaaacactGAGGAGCTTCAGTACCGACGCTTCAGAGCCAAAATCAACCCGGGAGAAAGCCAATGTGCAGAGgaggagctgaagaaggagATCAG CAAAGACATGTTCAAACAGATGGAAATTGTAGGCCAGTTTAATCTGGGCTTTATCATCACCAAACTCAACTCGGACATCTTCATGATCGACCAGCATGCCACAGATGAGAAATACAACTTTGAAATGCTGCAACAACACACAGTGCTCCAAGGACAAAAACTCATTGT ccctcaaaaacttcacctcaCTGCAGTCAACGAGAACGTACTGATGGAAAATATTGAGATCTTTCAAAAGAACGGCTTTGAATTTCAGATTGATGAAGATG CTCAAGTGATGGAGAGAGTCAAGCTGGTATCTCTGCCCACAAGTAAGAACTGGACATTTGGTCCTACCGACATTGAGGAGCTgatcttcatgctcagtgacaGCCCGGGGGTCATGTGTCGGCCGTCACGCGTCAGGCAGATGTTTGCCTCCAGAGCTTGTCGGAAATCT GTTATGATTGGCACGGCACTGAGTACAAGCGAGATGAAGAAACTGGTGGGTCACATGGCTGAGATTGAACAGCCATGGAACTGCCCTCACGGGAGGCCCACCATGAGACACCTGGTCAACCTGGATCTCCTCTCACAAAATTGA
- the rsph10b gene encoding radial spoke head 10 homolog B, with product MLHGSPNLVRYSKQPHHDDDEQQHDDGLFELPSFFVLTFQRYEGESKDGYFHGRGTATFKGDHSYTGIFSMGTMHGTGVFTWADKVTYEGEFVRNIPMGQGKYSWPDGSTYEGDVCNGVRHGNGTHKSGNAIYKGQWNHSKRHGKGTVYYNQEETSWYKGNWVMNKREGWGVRRYPSGNIYFGEWKHNLRNGEGTMRWLNLGQLYIGNWHDGVQQGHGTHVWLMKRTEPGAEFRLSNQYTGNFFLGLRHGPGTFYYAGGAIYEGGWQNNKKHGKGKVTLKDGYVFQGQFLNDKMVTPNMTANQAPVLHGMDESSLGPDMTVNIDSLLEEIPQKKRDVEHKQVRFVLLRHKTELRSIYRFYSRLGQPQIPGGAFLLSRMQMWRMLKDCYVHHRGVTLVEIDLYLRDNPDPAEVHSPFTPIMLSRFLSCLVIIAYYIYRNDAESSNHLLAACFTKLLVDDIFPNAKNVKGFLFKPPERTIVAVDFLTKSWKVFQAYSRVNKASRDDRTMTNRQLLWMYEDLKLYDSNLTIVRVIEIICAEALDPGNQSACMQFEIIFLEFFEVLLGCGEVKCQQMTGPYPKIRPSRSSSALARQWQQTLAQDRELDAWSHKIHHFFNHMFFPAVELLHLL from the exons ATGCTACACGGGAGTCCAAATTTAGTAAGATATTCGAAACAGCCGCATCACGATGACGACGAGCAGCAGCACGACGATGGCTTATTTGAACTCCCTTCGTTCTTTGTTTTAACTTTTCAGAG ATATGAGGGGGAAAGCAAAGACGGGTACTTCCATGGGAGAGGCACAGCCACGTTTAAAGGAGACCATTCTTATACG GGTATATTCTCCATGGGAACTATGCATGGAACCGGTGTCTTCACATGGGCCGACAAGGTGACTTATGAG GGCGAGTTTGTGCGCAACATACCGATGGGCCAAGGCAAGTACAGTTGGCCAGACGGCAGCACCTACGAAGGTGACGTGTGCAATGGCGTCAGGCATGGCAACGGAACGCACAAAAGTGGCAATGCCATCTACAAAGGTCAATGGAATCACAGCAAGAGGCACGGAAAG gGCACAGTGTATTATAACCAGGAAGAGACTTCTTGGTACAAAGGCAACTGGGTGATGAACAAAAGAGAAGGATGGGGAGTAAGACG CTACCCTTCTggtaatatttattttggtgAGTGGAAGCATAATTTGAGAAATGGAGAGGGCACCATGAGATGGCTGAACCTGGGACAGCTCTACATTGGGAACTGGCATGATGGAGTCCAG CAAGGCCACGGTACCCACGTGTGGCTCATGAAGCGAACAGAACCCGGAGCTGAATTCCGTCTCAGCAATCAGTACACGGGGAATTTTTTTCTTGGGTTAAGACACGGACCAGGCACTTTTTATTACGCTGGCGGTGCCATCTATGAGGGTGGATGGCAGAACAATAAAAAACATGGGAAG GGGAAAGTTACCCTCAAGGACGGCTATGTTTTCCAAGGACAATTCCTTAATGACAAAATGGTGACCCCCAATATGACAGCAAACCAAGCTCCTGTTCTACATG GTATGGACGAATCTTCTCTCGGACCAGACATGACGGTCAACATCGATAGCCTTTTGGAGGAGATACCTCAGAAAAAACGAGACGTTGAGCACAAACAG GTGAGGTTTGTTTTGCTGAGGCACAAGACGGAGCTGAGGTCCATCTATCGTTTCTACAGCCGACTGGGCCAACCCCAGATTCCGGGCGGCGCCTTCCTGCTGTCCCGCATGCAAATGTGGCGCATGCTTAAAGATTGTTACGTCCACCATCGCGGCGTGACTTTGGTGGAAATCGACCTTTACTTACGAG ATAACCCAGATCCAGCAGAGGTTCACTCCCCCTTCACTCCCATAATGCTCAGCCGGTTCCTCAGTTGCCTCGTGATCATCGCTTATTACATCTACCGTAACGACGCGGA GTCATCAAATCACCTTCTTGCAGCATGTTTCACAAAACTATTGGTTGATGATATATTTCCAAATGCCAAAAATGTAAAAG GTTTTCTTTTTAAGCCGCCGGAGCGTACCATTGTGGCTGTGGATTTCCTAACGAAAAGCTGGAAGGTTTTTCAGGCCTACTCCAGGGTCAACAAAGCTTCCAGGGATGACAGAACCATGACCAATCGGCAACTTCTATGGATGTACGAG GATCTCAAGCTCTACGATAGTAATTTAACCATCGTGAGGGTCATCGAGATCATCTGTGCAGAGGCCCTCGACCCAGGCAACCAGTCCGCCTGCATGCAATTTGAG ATTATATTCCTGGAATTCTTTGAGGTTCTCCTTGGCTGCGGCGAGGTCAAGTGTCAGCAG ATGACGGGTCCTTACCCCAAGATAAGACCCTCTCGATCTTCTTCAG CACTAGCACGTCAGTGGCAACAGACGTTAGCCCAAGACCGTGAACTGGATGCTTGGAGTCATAAGATCCATCACTTCTTCAACCATATGTTCTTCCCTGCCGTTGAGCTTCTCCATTTATTATGA